The proteins below are encoded in one region of Garra rufa chromosome 12, GarRuf1.0, whole genome shotgun sequence:
- the arl6ip5a gene encoding ADP-ribosylation factor-like 6 interacting protein 5a, with protein MAKVEIAPLRGWDDFYPGSERFAKPDMRDLAKWNNRVVSNLLYYQTNYLVMAIIVFLAVGILNPVSMFTGAAVIASVFIGSVWAGENKAIIKKFKKENPALFVFLVMVVSYFLMTLFGGVMVFLLGIKLPLLFIFAHASLRLRNMKNKLENKMESAGLKKSPMGIILEALGQQEENLNKIQDFLESKLKE; from the exons ATGGCTAAAGTGGAGATCGCCCCTTTGAGAGGCTGGGATGATTTCTACCCAGGCTCAGAGCGCTTCGCCAAACCAGATATGCGAGATCTGGCGAAATGGAACAACAGAGTGGTCAGCAACCTCCTGTACTATCAAACTAACTATCTGGTTATGGCAATCATTGTATTCCTGGCTGTAGG GATCTTAAACCCTGTGAGCATGTTCACAGGTGCAGCAGTCATCGCTTCTGTCTTCATTGGCTCTGTGTGGGCTGGGGAAAACAAGGCGATCATTAAAAAATTCAAGAAGGAGAACCCTGCTTTGTTTGTGTTCCTGGTAATGGTTGTGAGCTACTTCCTCATGACACTCTTTGGTGGAGTTATGGTGTTCTTGCTTGGAATCAAGTTGCCTCTTCTCT TCATTTTTGCACATGCATCGCTTCGCCTGCGGAACATGAAAAACAAACTGGAGAATAAGATGGAGAGTGCCGGCCTCAAGAAATCACCCATGGGAATCATACTTGAAGCACTTGGTCAACAAGAAGAGAACCTCAATAAAATTCAAGACTTTCTGGAGAGCAAACTCAAAGAGTGA